In the Astatotilapia calliptera chromosome 5, fAstCal1.2, whole genome shotgun sequence genome, one interval contains:
- the LOC113021687 gene encoding mucin-3A: protein MTSAHPESPTTSITTMAQTGTTQSTESVPPVTTNEITLTTNMDHSTTTSETSSSSPSTVTSESTSFTPTHSEQSTQTAVTGTSTTENKATTLETSETMTSAHPESPTTSITTMTQTGTTQSTESVPPVTNNEITLTTNMDHSTTTSETSSSSPSTVTSESTSFTPTYPEQSTQTAVTGTSTTENKATTLETSETMTSAHPESPTTSITTMAQTGTTQSTESVPPVTTNEITLTTNMDHSTTTSETSSSSPSTVTSESTSFTPTSPEQSTQTAVTGTSTTENKATTLETSETMTSAHPQSPTTSITTMAQTGTTQSTESVPPVTTNEITLTTNMDHSTTTSETSSSSPSTVTSESTSFTPTHSEQSTQTAVTGTGTTENKATTLETSATMTSAHPESPTTSITTMAQTGTTQSTESLPSVTTNEITLSTNMDHFTTTVLVTTSETSSSFPSTVTSETTSFTPTYTEQRTQALVTGSSTTENKGTTTQASEIMTTVLPDSQATVLQPNSSTTVPSRTSSSFSSSTTSVTYLTDTSTSETTIVGSVTNSPTSSATVSFSSSITLPTNLTSSLTTIVCQDFAYGDSCSYGENNTVPIIDTAPVRKVNITFKFNVTFIQAFLNLTSPESQIFINKLEAQLRSLCRQADPQAYKTVKVIKLSEGSVVAKSLAEYQYQNNETQIEFINTHLSVVLKNILQNENNLNKISLAFGNQSVELNDLSFEAPAITNITELKPFINCTQFANYTEEITNGQWQCVGPCKRNPDYCNGHGECLNNIYTGPVCRCYETSLEQFYGPQCDLFRRGPGFYGALFGSLAVALLLFIIIVIAVIFKRRHTYTWKRSNSQRRRLSFLEGDFFDFTDTRISNLGLAGTYRSENI, encoded by the exons ATGACATCCGCACACCCTGAATCACCAACAACTTCTATTACAACAATGGCCCAAACAGGAACAACACAGTCTACAGAGTCTGTCCCACCAGTCACAACCAATGAAATTACTCTAACTACAAACATGGACCATTCCACAACAACTTCAGAGACTTCCTCCAGTTCGCCTTCCACAGTCACTTCAGAAAGCACTAGTTTTACTCCAACACACTCAGAACAAAGTACTCAAACAGCTGTAACAGGCACTAGTACAACAGAGAACAAAGCAACAACTCTTGAGACTTCTGAGACAATGACATCAGCACACCCTGAATCACCAACAACTTCTATTACAACAATGACCCAAACAGGAACAACACAGTCTACAGAGTCTGTCCCACCAGTCACCAACAATGAAATTACTCTAACTACCAACATGGACCATTCCACAACAACTTCAGAGACTTCCTCCAGTTCGCCTTCCACAGTCACTTCAGAAAGCACTAGTTTTACTCCAACATACCCAGAACAAAGTACTCAAACAGCTGTAACAGGCACTAGTACAACAGAGAACAAAGCAACAACTCTTGAGACTTCTGAGACAATGACATCCGCACACCCTGAATCACCAACAACTTCTATTACAACAATGGCCCAAACAGGAACAACACAGTCTACAGAGTCTGTCCCACCAGTCACAACCAATGAAATTACTCTAACTACCAACATGGACCATTCCACAACAACTTCAGAGACTTCCTCCAGTTCGCCTTCCACAGTCACTTCAGAAAGCACTAGTTTTACTCCAACATCCCCAGAACAAAGTACTCAAACAGCTGTAACAGGCACTAGTACAACAGAGAACAAAGCAACAACTCTTGAGACTTCTGAGACAATGACATCCGCACACCCTCAATCACCAACAACTTCTATTACAACAATGGCCCAAACAGGAACAACACAGTCTACAGAGTCTGTCCCACCAGTCACCACCAATGAAATTACTCTAACTACCAACATGGACCATTCCACAACAACTTCAGAGACTTCCTCCAGTTCGCCTTCCACAGTCACTTCAGAAAGCACTAGTTTTACTCCAACACACTCAGAACAAAGTACTCAAACAGCTGTAACAGGCACTGGTACAACAGAGAACAAAGCAACAACTCTTGAGACTTCTGCGACAATGACATCCGCACACCCTGAATCACCAACAACTTCTATTACAACAATGGCCCAAACAGGAACAACACAGTCTACAGAGTCTCTCCCATCAGTCACCACCAATGAAATTACTCTATCTACCAACATGGACCATTTTACAACAACTGTTTTGGTGACAACTTCAGAGACTTCCTCCAGTTTTCCTTCCACAGTTACTTCAGAAACCACCAGTTTTACGCCAACATACACTGAACAACGTACTCAAGCACTGGTAACAGGCTCTAGTACAACAGAGAACAAAGGAACAACTACTCAGGCTTCTGAGATAATGACAACCGTACTTCCTGACTCACAAGCTACAGTTTTACAACCCAACTCAAGTACTACTGTTCCCAGCCGTacatcttcttctttctcctcttcaaCCACATCTGTGACCTATTTAACTGATACATCCACCAGTGAAACAACAATTGTAGGCTCTGTCACAAATTCTCCTACATCGTCAGCAACAGTTAGTTTTTCTTCATCAATTACTCTCCCCACAAATTTGACATCCTCTTTGACAACAATTGTGTGCCAAGATTTTGCCTATGGAGACTCATGTTCTTATGGAGAAAACAACACTGTCCCAATCATTG ATACTGCACCCGTGCGCAAAGTAAACATTACTTTCAAATTCAACGTCACTTTTATCCAGGCTTTTCTTAATTTAACTTCACCTGAATCACAGATATTCATCAACAAATTAGAAGCACAG ctcagAAGCCTGTGTAGACAAGCAGATCCCCAGGCCTATAAAACAgttaaagtaatcaaattaaG TGAAGGAAGTGTTGTTGCAAAGAGCCTGGCGGAGTATCAGTATCAAAACAATGAAACTCAAATCGAGTTTATTAACACTCATCTTAGTGTGGTTTTGAAGAATATcctacaaaatgaaaataacctCAACAAAATTTCTTTGGCTTTTGGTAATCAAAGTGTGGAGTTAAATGATCTCAGCTTTGAGGCACCTGCCATTACTA ATATCACAGAGTTGAagccttttattaactgcactcaGTTTGCTAATTACACTGAAGAGATTACTAATGGTCAATGGCAGTGTGTTGGACCATGCAAAAGAAACCCTGATTACTGCAATGGACACGGAGaatgtttaaataacatttacacAGGCCCAGTCTGCAG GTGCTACGAAACCAGCCTGGAGCAGTTTTATGGTCCACAATGTGACCTTTTCCGCCGAGGTCCAGGTTTCTATGGAGCACTGTTTGGCTCACTCGCAGTAGCGCTCCTGCTCTTCATTATAATCGTCATCGCTGTCATTTTCAAAAGGAGACATACGTATACTTG gaaAAGGAGCAACTCTCAGAGGAGAAGATTGTCTTTTCTTGAGGGAGATTTCTTTGACTTCACTGATACAC GAATTTCCAACTTGGGACTGGCAGGCACTTATAGATCAGAAAACATTTAG